Proteins found in one Limnohabitans sp. TEGF004 genomic segment:
- a CDS encoding nucleotidyltransferase domain-containing protein, giving the protein MGISNISNLADALFPKVRQRVLAVLFGQPDRSFYANEVIALAQSGTGAVQRELADMAQVGLITVTKVGNQKHFQANTQSPVYTELRGLVLKTVGLADVLRSALAPLVNRIDTAFVYGSMANQQDTAQSDVDVLLVSTTLSYADVFGALESASQQLKRNINPTLYTPNEFAQRLDQDQAFITRVMQQPKIWLIGKLEQTDGQHRT; this is encoded by the coding sequence ATGGGTATTTCAAACATTTCCAATCTGGCAGATGCGCTGTTCCCGAAAGTGCGCCAACGCGTGCTGGCCGTGTTGTTTGGACAGCCTGACCGAAGCTTTTATGCGAACGAGGTGATTGCACTCGCGCAGTCAGGCACAGGCGCGGTGCAGCGTGAGCTGGCAGATATGGCACAAGTCGGCTTGATCACCGTGACCAAGGTGGGTAACCAAAAACACTTTCAAGCTAACACGCAGTCACCGGTGTACACCGAGCTGCGCGGCTTGGTGCTTAAAACCGTGGGGCTGGCCGATGTGCTGCGCAGCGCCCTAGCTCCTTTGGTCAATCGCATCGACACCGCATTTGTTTACGGCTCAATGGCCAACCAACAAGACACCGCTCAAAGCGATGTGGATGTGCTGCTGGTGAGCACCACGCTTAGCTACGCCGATGTATTTGGCGCACTGGAAAGTGCCAGCCAACAGCTCAAGCGCAACATCAACCCAACGCTATACACACCCAACGAATTTGCCCAACGCCTAGACCAAGATCAGGCCTTCATCACCCGCGTGATGCAGCAGCCCAAGATTTGGTTAATAGGCAAGTTGGAGCAAACGGATGGACAACACCGCACTTGA
- a CDS encoding pseudouridine synthase, with amino-acid sequence MLIRFNKPYGVLSQFTPEGKWRGLKDFITLPGVYVAGRLDADSEGLLLLTDDGQLQARIADPRFKMEKTYLAQVEGVADEAALQALCSGVMLNDGMTLPARARAAEAPAYLWERDPPIRVRQTKPTSWIELTIREGRNRQVRRMTAAVGLPTLRLIRTNIGPYSLMDLPLATWQETR; translated from the coding sequence ATGCTGATTCGTTTTAACAAGCCCTACGGGGTGCTGAGCCAGTTCACCCCCGAGGGGAAATGGCGCGGCCTGAAAGATTTCATCACCCTGCCCGGCGTGTATGTGGCCGGCCGCTTAGACGCCGACAGCGAAGGCCTGCTGCTGCTCACCGACGACGGCCAGCTGCAAGCCCGCATTGCCGACCCGCGCTTCAAGATGGAAAAAACTTACCTCGCGCAAGTCGAAGGCGTTGCAGACGAAGCCGCGCTGCAAGCCCTGTGCAGTGGCGTGATGCTTAACGACGGCATGACCCTGCCCGCCCGCGCCCGTGCAGCAGAAGCGCCAGCCTACCTGTGGGAGCGCGACCCGCCCATCCGTGTGCGGCAAACCAAACCTACGTCTTGGATAGAGCTGACCATCCGCGAAGGCCGCAACCGCCAAGTGCGCCGCATGACCGCCGCTGTGGGTTTGCCCACCCTGCGCCTGATACGCACAAACATCGGCCCCTACAGCTTGATGGACCTGCCGCTGGCAACTTGGCAAGAAACACGATAA
- a CDS encoding SOS response-associated peptidase family protein, with protein MTAHFESVQNAAMYPDAFDVAAPEIVFERDLWPRKLGVFVRNAPAAEGAEVDAKPVRELAVGQFGFVPQWVKSASDAKLRSTKMVNARSETVTTSNNFRDAWLAGQRCIVPMTAFFEDDWRSGKAVPTRITRVDGKPMGVAGIWERWAKDGTEIISFTLLTVNANSHALLHRYQQNGNEKRMPVILGEGAYDAWLNTKAEKAREFMRAYSANLLTANPVEKK; from the coding sequence ATGACTGCCCATTTTGAAAGCGTGCAAAACGCCGCGATGTACCCCGATGCCTTTGATGTGGCAGCCCCCGAAATTGTCTTTGAGCGCGACCTGTGGCCGCGCAAGTTGGGCGTGTTTGTGCGCAATGCGCCTGCGGCTGAAGGCGCTGAAGTTGATGCAAAGCCGGTGCGCGAACTGGCCGTGGGCCAGTTTGGCTTTGTGCCGCAGTGGGTCAAGTCGGCATCAGACGCCAAGCTGCGCTCCACCAAGATGGTCAATGCCCGCTCTGAAACCGTCACCACATCCAACAACTTTCGCGATGCATGGCTGGCAGGCCAGCGCTGCATCGTGCCCATGACGGCGTTTTTTGAAGACGACTGGCGCAGCGGTAAAGCTGTGCCCACGCGCATCACCCGTGTGGACGGCAAGCCCATGGGTGTGGCGGGCATTTGGGAGCGTTGGGCCAAGGACGGCACAGAAATCATCAGCTTCACGCTGCTGACAGTCAATGCCAACAGCCACGCCTTGCTGCACCGCTACCAACAAAACGGCAACGAAAAACGCATGCCCGTCATCTTGGGCGAGGGCGCGTATGACGCATGGCTCAATACAAAAGCCGAGAAAGCCCGCGAATTTATGCGCGCTTACTCGGCTAACTTGTTGACGGCCAATCCCGTCGAGAAGAAGTAA
- a CDS encoding NAD(P)H-dependent oxidoreductase — protein sequence MSTLLDKLQWRYAAKKMDATKVVPQDKVERIIEAARLAPTSSGLQPFEIILVTNPEVRAKIQASAHGQAQITEGSHLLVFAAWDNYTADRINMMFDLTNAQRGGTNEGWENYRQMLLANYPVRDEHVNFEHAARQAYIGLGASLIAAAFEEVDATPMEGFDPKAVDEILNLHARGLRSVAIMPLGYRLAKQDWLAPLKKVRRPREQFVTEVK from the coding sequence ATGTCTACTCTTCTCGACAAACTGCAATGGCGCTACGCCGCTAAAAAAATGGATGCCACCAAAGTGGTGCCTCAAGACAAAGTGGAGCGCATCATCGAGGCGGCTCGCTTAGCGCCCACATCGAGCGGCTTGCAGCCGTTTGAAATTATTTTGGTTACCAACCCCGAAGTTCGCGCCAAGATTCAAGCCAGCGCACATGGCCAAGCTCAGATCACCGAAGGCTCTCACCTGTTGGTGTTTGCTGCATGGGACAACTACACCGCTGATCGCATCAACATGATGTTTGACCTGACCAACGCACAGCGCGGCGGCACAAACGAAGGCTGGGAAAACTACCGCCAAATGCTGTTGGCCAACTACCCTGTGCGTGACGAACATGTGAACTTTGAACACGCCGCTCGCCAAGCCTACATTGGCTTGGGCGCATCTTTGATCGCTGCAGCGTTTGAAGAAGTGGACGCTACGCCGATGGAAGGTTTCGACCCGAAAGCCGTGGACGAAATTTTGAACTTGCATGCACGCGGTTTGCGTAGCGTGGCCATCATGCCTTTGGGCTACCGCTTGGCTAAGCAAGACTGGCTCGCACCGCTCAAGAAAGTGCGTCGCCCAAGAGAGCAGTTCGTGACCGAAGTGAAGTAA
- a CDS encoding glutamine--tRNA ligase/YqeY domain fusion protein, with product MTKPANPATEQDHKPSNFLRQIIENDLAQGTYATRRWAGSPGDAAHHAKGEPDPAKIRTRFPPEPNGYLHVGHAKSICINFGLARDYGGVCHLRFDDTNPEKEDTEYVNSIIDAVQWLGFSWSQPGNDKAYQASDYFDFMYRAAEALIEAGHAYVDEQTPEEMRVNRGDFSKPGVNSPFRTRTPAENLARFREMRDGKLDDGAAVLRAKIDMASPNINLRDPAIYRIRRATHHNTGDTWCIYPMYTFAHPIEDALEQITHSICTLEFEDQRPFYDWLMDRLCECGLLAAPAPKQYEFSRLNLTYVITSKRKLAQLVNEGKVNGWDDPRMPTIVGLRRRGYTPESLQLFAERIGVTKSDSWIDYSTLEGCLRESLENTAHRAMAVLDPVKLVLTNWDDVMGAGHLEPCTQPALPHAEEGAEVPTRHFKIGKEVWIERDDFLEEPPKGYKRLYPPRLGADGQMLPGNKVRLKGGYVIECTGCTKDAAGHITEVQATVIPDTKSGTPGSATVKASAAITWVGVSDGLQAEVRMYDRLFTDAQPDAGGKDFLAALNPDSLKVVTAYVEPSLANVPAGAHFQFERHGYFVTDRVDHAGSKLVFNKITGLKDTWAK from the coding sequence ATGACGAAACCCGCCAACCCCGCGACAGAACAAGACCACAAGCCCAGCAACTTTTTGCGCCAAATCATCGAAAACGATTTGGCCCAAGGCACTTACGCCACCCGCCGCTGGGCGGGCAGCCCAGGGGACGCAGCGCATCACGCCAAAGGCGAACCAGACCCCGCCAAGATTCGTACGCGTTTTCCACCCGAGCCCAACGGCTACTTGCACGTGGGCCACGCCAAAAGCATTTGCATCAACTTCGGTTTGGCGCGTGACTACGGCGGCGTGTGCCACCTGCGCTTTGACGACACCAACCCCGAAAAAGAAGACACCGAATACGTCAACAGCATCATCGACGCAGTGCAATGGCTAGGCTTTAGCTGGAGCCAACCGGGCAATGACAAGGCCTACCAAGCCAGCGACTATTTCGACTTCATGTACCGCGCTGCCGAGGCCTTGATTGAAGCCGGTCACGCTTACGTGGACGAACAAACGCCAGAAGAAATGCGCGTCAACCGTGGCGACTTTTCTAAGCCCGGCGTGAACAGCCCTTTCCGCACACGCACCCCCGCTGAAAACCTTGCACGGTTTCGTGAAATGCGCGATGGCAAGTTGGACGATGGTGCAGCCGTGCTGCGCGCCAAGATTGACATGGCCTCGCCCAACATCAACCTGCGCGACCCAGCCATCTACCGCATTCGCCGCGCCACACACCACAACACGGGCGACACTTGGTGCATCTACCCGATGTACACCTTTGCCCACCCCATCGAAGACGCGCTGGAGCAAATCACACACAGCATTTGTACGCTGGAGTTTGAAGACCAACGCCCGTTCTACGACTGGCTGATGGACCGCCTGTGCGAGTGCGGCCTGCTGGCTGCACCTGCACCCAAGCAATACGAGTTCTCGCGCCTCAACCTCACCTACGTCATCACCAGCAAACGCAAACTCGCGCAACTGGTGAACGAAGGCAAGGTCAACGGCTGGGACGATCCGCGCATGCCCACCATCGTCGGCCTGCGCCGCCGTGGCTACACACCCGAGAGCCTGCAGCTGTTTGCCGAACGCATTGGCGTGACCAAGAGCGACAGCTGGATTGACTACAGCACGCTCGAAGGCTGCTTGCGCGAAAGCCTAGAAAACACTGCACACCGCGCCATGGCCGTGCTGGACCCCGTCAAACTCGTGCTCACCAACTGGGACGACGTGATGGGTGCGGGCCACTTAGAGCCGTGCACACAACCTGCACTGCCCCACGCAGAAGAAGGCGCTGAAGTACCCACACGCCATTTCAAAATTGGCAAAGAAGTGTGGATTGAGCGTGACGACTTTTTAGAAGAACCACCCAAGGGATACAAACGCCTTTATCCGCCCCGGTTAGGCGCGGATGGCCAAATGCTTCCCGGCAACAAAGTGCGCCTCAAAGGCGGCTACGTCATTGAGTGCACGGGCTGCACCAAAGATGCGGCGGGCCACATCACCGAAGTGCAAGCCACCGTCATCCCCGACACCAAGAGCGGCACGCCCGGCAGCGCCACCGTCAAGGCCAGCGCCGCCATCACATGGGTGGGCGTGAGCGACGGCCTGCAAGCCGAAGTACGCATGTATGACCGCTTGTTCACCGACGCACAACCCGACGCAGGCGGCAAAGACTTCCTAGCCGCCCTCAACCCCGACAGTCTGAAAGTGGTAACCGCGTATGTGGAGCCGTCACTGGCCAACGTGCCCGCAGGTGCTCACTTTCAGTTTGAACGTCACGGCTACTTTGTGACCGACCGCGTGGACCATGCGGGTAGTAAGTTGGTGTTTAACAAGATCACAGGGCTCAAGGATACTTGGGCAAAGTAA
- a CDS encoding undecaprenyl-diphosphate phosphatase, with translation MDIVLLLKAAAMGVVEGLTEFLPISSTGHLILAGALLGMDDDKAKVFDIAIQTGAIFAVIIVYWQKIFSTVVALPTQVEARRFALNVFIAFVPAVVLGLLFGKFIKAHLFTPTVVASTFIIGGFIILWAEGWGRAKPEGEEEPAIEPARIETVEAMSPIDALKVGLVQCLAMIPGTSRSGATIIGGMLLGLSRKAATDFSFYLAIPTLIGAGAYSLYKERELLSMADAPVFAVGLVFSFISAWICVRWLLRYIASHSFVPFAWYRIVFGIVVLATAWTGTVTWAA, from the coding sequence ATGGATATCGTTTTATTGCTCAAAGCTGCAGCCATGGGTGTGGTCGAAGGTTTGACCGAGTTTTTGCCTATTTCATCGACAGGTCACCTGATCTTGGCTGGCGCATTGCTGGGAATGGATGACGACAAAGCCAAGGTGTTTGACATCGCCATTCAGACCGGCGCGATCTTTGCCGTGATCATTGTTTACTGGCAAAAGATTTTCAGCACCGTGGTGGCGTTGCCTACGCAGGTCGAGGCCCGCCGCTTTGCTTTGAACGTGTTCATCGCCTTTGTGCCTGCCGTGGTGCTGGGCTTGTTGTTTGGAAAGTTCATCAAGGCGCATTTGTTCACGCCCACCGTGGTGGCCAGCACCTTCATCATTGGCGGCTTCATCATTTTGTGGGCCGAAGGCTGGGGCCGTGCCAAGCCTGAGGGCGAAGAAGAGCCAGCAATTGAGCCAGCGCGCATTGAAACGGTGGAAGCCATGTCGCCCATCGACGCTTTGAAAGTAGGCTTGGTGCAGTGTTTGGCCATGATTCCGGGCACCAGCCGCAGTGGCGCGACCATCATTGGCGGCATGTTGCTGGGCTTGTCGCGCAAAGCCGCAACAGACTTTTCGTTTTACTTGGCCATCCCCACGCTCATTGGTGCGGGTGCGTACAGCCTCTACAAAGAACGCGAGCTGCTCAGCATGGCCGATGCGCCCGTGTTTGCCGTGGGCTTGGTATTCTCATTCATCAGCGCTTGGATTTGCGTGCGTTGGTTGCTGCGCTACATCGCCAGTCACAGCTTTGTACCATTTGCTTGGTATCGCATTGTGTTTGGCATCGTGGTGTTGGCCACCGCGTGGACTGGCACGGTGACTTGGGCCGCCTAA
- a CDS encoding alpha/beta hydrolase — MTQPLIVFSHGNSFPACTYRVMLEAVRARGFRVEAIDKFGHDPRYPVTDNWPHLVQQLTDFASPLAAQSGPVFLVGHSLGGILSMMVAAKHPELVRGVVLLDSPMLGGWKAKLLKTVKRVPGAEVFSPAAISRKRRTTWASEAEVMDHFQSKKLFAKWHPQVLQDYVKYGTHDEQTAQGTRRVLSFDRDVESAIYNGLPDHLENYFKRHPLKCKAALIGGLQSRELKQVGLDFSRRVTQGRVMKIDGTHLFPMEHPFVAAAAVETALLNLIG, encoded by the coding sequence ATGACACAACCGCTCATCGTTTTTTCGCACGGCAACAGTTTTCCAGCTTGCACCTACCGCGTCATGCTCGAAGCCGTTCGTGCGCGTGGCTTTCGCGTCGAGGCCATCGATAAATTTGGCCACGACCCACGCTACCCCGTCACAGACAACTGGCCGCACTTGGTGCAGCAGCTGACCGACTTTGCCTCGCCATTGGCTGCGCAAAGTGGCCCCGTGTTTTTGGTGGGCCACTCGTTGGGCGGCATCCTCAGCATGATGGTCGCTGCCAAGCATCCCGAGCTGGTACGTGGCGTGGTGTTGCTCGATTCGCCCATGCTGGGCGGCTGGAAAGCCAAGCTGCTCAAAACGGTCAAGCGTGTGCCTGGCGCTGAGGTGTTTTCACCGGCGGCCATCAGCCGCAAACGCCGCACCACTTGGGCCAGCGAAGCTGAGGTGATGGACCACTTTCAAAGCAAAAAACTGTTTGCCAAATGGCATCCACAAGTGCTGCAAGACTATGTGAAATACGGCACGCACGACGAACAAACCGCCCAAGGCACACGCCGCGTGCTGAGCTTTGACCGCGACGTGGAAAGCGCCATTTACAACGGCCTGCCCGATCACTTAGAAAACTATTTCAAACGCCATCCGCTCAAATGCAAAGCCGCCCTGATAGGCGGCTTGCAATCGCGTGAGTTGAAACAAGTGGGTTTAGATTTCAGCCGTCGTGTCACGCAGGGGCGCGTGATGAAGATAGATGGCACGCATCTATTTCCAATGGAGCATCCGTTTGTGGCAGCGGCGGCTGTCGAAACCGCGCTGCTGAACTTGATTGGCTAA
- a CDS encoding proteasome-type protease, translating to MTYCVGIKLKAGLVFLSDSRTNAGLDQISTFRKMIVYEKPGDRFMVLLSAGNLSISQSVREILQVEQLKDTPESEPITIWNAKSMFDAVRVLGAAIRRVHERDAAALKASGVDFNVSLIFGGQIAGEGMRLFQVYSPGNFIEATAETPYFQIGESKYGKPVLDRVLHPDTPLDEAAKCALVSMDSTLKSNLSVGLPLDMVVYEADKFESDKVVCIDENNPYFQMMHNTWGVKLREVFDGIEDPVWNGAATATPLLQPAQRVQALKKIQTPDDKLI from the coding sequence ATGACCTACTGCGTCGGTATCAAACTCAAAGCGGGCCTCGTGTTCTTGTCCGACTCGCGCACCAACGCGGGCCTCGACCAAATCAGCACCTTCCGCAAAATGATCGTGTACGAGAAGCCGGGCGACCGTTTCATGGTGTTGTTGTCGGCAGGCAATTTGTCCATCTCGCAATCGGTGCGTGAGATCTTGCAAGTCGAGCAACTCAAAGACACCCCCGAGAGCGAACCCATCACCATCTGGAACGCCAAGAGCATGTTTGATGCGGTGCGCGTATTAGGCGCAGCCATTCGCCGTGTGCACGAGCGCGATGCAGCCGCCCTCAAAGCCTCGGGTGTGGACTTCAATGTGTCGCTCATCTTTGGTGGGCAAATTGCAGGCGAAGGCATGCGTTTGTTCCAGGTGTACTCACCCGGCAACTTCATCGAAGCCACGGCTGAAACACCCTACTTCCAAATTGGCGAATCCAAATACGGCAAGCCCGTGCTTGACCGCGTGTTGCATCCAGACACCCCGCTGGACGAAGCCGCCAAGTGTGCGTTGGTGTCGATGGACTCCACACTCAAGTCCAATCTCTCTGTTGGTCTGCCGCTCGATATGGTGGTTTACGAAGCCGACAAGTTTGAAAGCGACAAGGTGGTTTGCATTGACGAAAACAATCCGTACTTTCAGATGATGCACAACACATGGGGCGTCAAACTGCGCGAAGTGTTTGACGGCATTGAAGATCCCGTGTGGAACGGTGCGGCCACTGCCACGCCCTTGCTGCAACCTGCACAGCGTGTGCAGGCATTGAAGAAAATTCAAACCCCAGACGACAAACTCATCTGA
- the mutS gene encoding DNA mismatch repair protein MutS, producing MRDLSGHTPMMQQYLGLKADHPETLLFYRMGDFYELFFADAEKVTRLLDITLTQRGQSNGEPVVMAGVPFHSLETYLSRLIKLGESVAICEQVGDVGASKGPVERKVVRVVTPGTLTDSALLSDKTEAYVLAIHQSDRAGCGLAWLSVTQGLVHLAECETAELPNWIARVAPSEIIYSAEVSPAFEQQLKNFCSNLGLPAQVRPAFQFDAALGGRKLLEHLQAASLNAWNAQDVVQAHAAAAALLAYAEHTQGRALTHMHGVYVARNDALIDLPLTTRRNLELTQTLRGEDSPTLFSLLDTCMTGMGSRQLKNWLLSPERDRTQAMHRLAAIEALQDNRTQSYKVLRDALKGSGDVQRISARVSLRQVRPRELVSLGQALQKALRIQPLIPIASEARAVERSAKVKEELAQRAGDTQQSALPPSLLSPTLLVQIAQDMGVPPECGALLERALLPEPAVLVRDGGVIGHGYDADLDELRAIQNNCDGFLLELEARERERTGIANLRVQFNKVHGFYIEVTQGQIDKVPADYTRRQTLKNAERFITPELKTFEDKALSAQERALAREKFLFEQLLDTLQQFVPALTRLAQAVATLDALCALAERSLTLGWCAPEFVKTPCIEIEQGRHPVVEARLAETHGVVAGGAAKTFIANDTRLGHLHRMQVITGPNMGGKSTYMRQVAIIVLLASIGSHVPATACRLGPIDAIHTRIGAADDLANAQSTFMLEMTEAAQILHAATPHSLVLMDEIGRGTSTFDGLALASGIATHLHDKTQAFTLFATHYFELTEFPANHRAAVNVHVSAAESGASIVFLHEIQPGPASRSYGIQVARLAGMPSAVLSHARHALASLEAGADASKVQVDLFAPPPLQDDVGPSPLQAKLAEIDPDKLSPRDALDALYQLKKLL from the coding sequence ATGCGTGATTTGTCTGGGCACACACCCATGATGCAGCAGTACTTGGGGCTCAAAGCTGACCACCCCGAGACGCTGTTGTTCTACCGCATGGGCGACTTTTACGAGTTGTTCTTTGCGGACGCTGAGAAGGTCACGCGCCTGCTCGACATCACGCTCACGCAACGCGGCCAGTCCAACGGCGAGCCCGTGGTGATGGCCGGTGTGCCGTTTCACTCGCTCGAAACCTACCTCTCACGCCTCATCAAGCTAGGCGAATCCGTGGCGATTTGCGAGCAAGTGGGCGATGTGGGTGCGAGCAAAGGTCCTGTCGAGCGCAAAGTGGTGCGCGTGGTCACGCCGGGCACGCTCACAGACAGCGCCTTGCTCAGCGACAAAACCGAAGCCTATGTATTGGCCATTCACCAAAGCGACCGCGCCGGATGCGGCTTGGCCTGGCTCAGCGTCACGCAAGGCTTGGTGCACTTGGCCGAGTGTGAGACAGCAGAGCTGCCCAACTGGATTGCCCGCGTGGCCCCCAGCGAAATCATTTACAGCGCCGAGGTTAGCCCCGCGTTTGAGCAACAGCTGAAAAACTTTTGCAGCAACCTTGGCCTGCCCGCTCAAGTGCGCCCCGCATTTCAGTTTGATGCCGCTTTGGGTGGCCGCAAGCTGCTGGAGCATTTGCAAGCCGCCTCGCTCAATGCGTGGAACGCACAAGACGTAGTGCAAGCTCACGCCGCCGCCGCCGCACTGCTGGCCTACGCTGAACATACCCAAGGTCGCGCCCTCACACACATGCACGGCGTGTACGTGGCACGCAACGATGCGCTGATCGACCTGCCGCTCACCACCCGTCGCAACCTAGAGCTGACCCAAACACTGCGCGGCGAAGACTCGCCCACCTTGTTCTCGTTGCTCGACACCTGCATGACGGGCATGGGCAGCCGCCAGCTCAAAAACTGGCTGCTCTCGCCAGAGCGCGACCGCACGCAAGCCATGCACCGCTTGGCCGCTATTGAAGCGCTGCAAGACAACCGCACGCAAAGCTACAAAGTGCTGCGCGACGCCCTCAAAGGCTCAGGCGATGTGCAGCGCATCAGCGCCCGCGTGTCGCTGCGCCAAGTGCGTCCACGTGAATTGGTGTCCTTAGGTCAGGCGCTGCAAAAGGCGTTGCGCATTCAGCCGCTGATTCCTATCGCCTCAGAAGCGAGGGCGGTGGAGCGCTCTGCGAAGGTCAAGGAGGAGCTCGCGCAGCGAGCGGGGGACACGCAGCAGAGCGCTCTGCCGCCCTCGCTTCTGTCGCCCACGTTGTTGGTGCAAATCGCCCAAGACATGGGCGTGCCGCCCGAATGCGGTGCATTGCTCGAACGCGCATTGCTGCCCGAGCCCGCCGTCTTGGTGCGCGATGGTGGCGTCATTGGCCACGGCTACGACGCTGACCTGGACGAGCTACGCGCCATCCAAAACAACTGCGATGGCTTCTTGCTTGAACTCGAAGCCCGCGAACGCGAGCGCACCGGCATTGCCAACCTGCGCGTGCAGTTCAACAAAGTGCATGGCTTTTACATCGAGGTCACGCAAGGCCAGATCGACAAAGTGCCGGCCGACTACACGCGCCGCCAAACCTTGAAGAACGCCGAGCGCTTCATCACGCCCGAGCTCAAAACCTTTGAAGACAAAGCGCTCAGCGCCCAAGAGCGTGCCCTAGCCCGCGAGAAGTTTTTGTTCGAGCAACTGCTCGACACCTTGCAGCAGTTCGTGCCCGCACTCACCCGCTTGGCGCAAGCCGTGGCCACGCTCGACGCACTGTGCGCCTTGGCCGAACGCTCGCTCACGCTGGGCTGGTGCGCACCTGAGTTTGTGAAAACACCGTGCATTGAAATTGAGCAAGGCCGCCACCCCGTGGTGGAAGCCCGCTTGGCTGAAACGCATGGCGTGGTGGCTGGCGGCGCAGCCAAAACCTTCATTGCCAACGACACGCGGCTGGGCCATCTGCACCGCATGCAAGTCATCACCGGCCCCAACATGGGCGGTAAGTCGACCTACATGCGCCAAGTGGCCATCATCGTGCTGCTCGCCAGCATTGGCAGCCATGTGCCCGCAACGGCTTGCCGCTTAGGCCCGATTGACGCCATCCACACCCGCATTGGTGCGGCCGACGACTTGGCCAACGCGCAATCGACCTTCATGCTGGAAATGACCGAGGCCGCGCAAATCTTGCACGCTGCCACGCCGCACAGCTTGGTGTTGATGGACGAGATTGGTCGCGGCACATCCACCTTTGACGGCTTGGCCTTGGCCAGCGGCATTGCCACCCACTTGCATGACAAGACCCAAGCCTTCACGCTGTTTGCCACGCATTACTTTGAACTCACCGAATTCCCTGCCAACCACCGCGCTGCGGTGAACGTGCATGTGAGCGCGGCCGAGAGTGGCGCAAGCATTGTGTTCTTGCACGAAATTCAGCCCGGTCCCGCCAGCCGCAGCTACGGTATTCAAGTGGCTCGCTTAGCTGGCATGCCTTCTGCTGTACTCAGTCATGCCCGCCATGCGTTGGCCTCGCTTGAAGCGGGGGCTGACGCATCGAAGGTACAAGTCGATCTGTTTGCGCCACCGCCGTTGCAAGACGATGTGGGCCCCAGCCCACTGCAAGCCAAGCTGGCCGAGATCGACCCCGACAAACTCAGTCCACGCGATGCGTTGGACGCTCTGTATCAATTGAAGAAACTGTTATGA
- a CDS encoding inositol monophosphatase family protein encodes MSSSSSVHPMLNVAVKAARAAGAIINRAALDVEAVRISQKQVNDFVTEVDQNSERIIIETLLTAYPDHGILAEESGTMHGNPNADHIWIIDPLDGTTNFIHGFPYYCVSIALQVQGRLEQAVIYDPTRNDLFTATKGRGAFMNDRRIRVSKRTRLEECLLATGFPFRPGDDFNKYLSLMGDVMQRTAGLRRPGAAALDLAYVAAGFSDGFFELGLKPWDMAAGALLITEAGGLVSNFTGEGPYLEHEECLAAPPRIYAQLVPITQKYSKFAGADDKRAASTAAKTLSISRQAPDAPL; translated from the coding sequence ATGTCGTCCTCTTCTTCTGTACACCCCATGCTCAATGTGGCCGTCAAGGCTGCACGCGCCGCAGGCGCCATCATCAACCGCGCTGCGCTCGACGTGGAAGCTGTGCGTATTTCACAGAAGCAAGTGAACGACTTTGTGACCGAAGTTGACCAAAACAGCGAACGCATCATCATCGAGACCCTGCTCACCGCCTACCCCGACCACGGCATCTTGGCCGAAGAGTCAGGCACCATGCACGGCAACCCCAACGCAGACCACATCTGGATCATCGACCCACTCGATGGCACAACCAACTTCATCCACGGCTTCCCCTACTACTGCGTGAGCATCGCCTTGCAAGTGCAAGGCCGCTTAGAGCAAGCCGTCATTTACGACCCCACCCGCAACGACTTGTTCACCGCCACCAAAGGCCGTGGCGCGTTCATGAACGACCGCCGCATCCGCGTGAGCAAACGCACTCGCCTGGAAGAGTGTTTGCTCGCTACCGGCTTCCCGTTCCGCCCAGGTGACGACTTCAACAAATACCTCAGCCTCATGGGCGATGTGATGCAGCGCACGGCTGGCTTGCGCCGCCCCGGTGCTGCTGCGCTCGACTTGGCCTATGTGGCCGCGGGCTTTAGCGATGGTTTCTTTGAACTCGGCTTGAAGCCTTGGGACATGGCCGCAGGCGCATTGCTCATCACCGAAGCCGGTGGCTTGGTGAGCAACTTCACGGGCGAAGGCCCTTACCTTGAGCACGAAGAGTGCTTGGCCGCGCCTCCCCGCATCTACGCACAGTTGGTGCCCATCACGCAAAAATATTCCAAGTTTGCAGGCGCAGACGACAAGCGCGCGGCCAGCACAGCAGCCAAGACTTTGAGCATTTCACGCCAAGCGCCAGACGCGCCGCTGTAA